A genome region from Gloeocapsopsis sp. IPPAS B-1203 includes the following:
- the rdgB gene encoding RdgB/HAM1 family non-canonical purine NTP pyrophosphatase yields the protein MKKHDPKLLVVATSNPGKLREMQLFLIDSGWELTLKPDDLDVEETGETFSENACLKASVVAKLTGKWAIADDSGLAVDALNGAPGVYSARYGKTDTDRIQRVLRELQDTSNRQAQFVCAIAIARPDGEIALQTQGICRGEILLAPRGNKGFGYDPIFYVPTHQMTFAQMPPELKQQVSHRGQAFKALLPQLTQL from the coding sequence ATGAAGAAACACGATCCAAAATTACTTGTGGTTGCGACAAGCAATCCTGGTAAACTGCGAGAAATGCAACTGTTTTTAATTGACTCTGGTTGGGAATTAACTCTCAAACCTGATGATTTAGATGTTGAGGAGACAGGTGAAACTTTCAGTGAAAATGCTTGTCTTAAAGCATCTGTTGTTGCAAAATTAACGGGTAAATGGGCGATCGCGGATGATTCTGGTTTAGCAGTTGATGCCCTCAATGGTGCTCCTGGCGTATACTCTGCACGTTATGGTAAAACTGACACCGATCGCATTCAGCGAGTTTTACGAGAACTACAAGACACATCAAATCGCCAAGCACAGTTTGTTTGTGCAATTGCGATCGCTCGTCCTGATGGAGAAATTGCTCTGCAAACTCAAGGAATTTGTCGAGGTGAAATTCTCTTAGCGCCTCGTGGAAATAAAGGTTTTGGTTACGATCCCATTTTCTACGTACCAACTCACCAAATGACTTTTGCCCAAATGCCTCCAGAACTCAAGCAGCAAGTCAGCCATCGCGGTCAAGCCTTTAAAGCTTTACTTCCCCAACTGACACAACTTTGA
- a CDS encoding P-II family nitrogen regulator: protein MKKVEAIIRPFKLDEVKIALVNAGIVGMTVSEVRGFGRQKGQTERYRGSEYTVEFLQKLKVEIVVEDSQVDMVVDKVIAAARTGEIGDGKIFISPVEQVIRIRTGEKNLEAV, encoded by the coding sequence TTGAAAAAGGTTGAAGCAATTATCCGACCCTTCAAACTCGATGAAGTAAAGATCGCTTTGGTCAATGCTGGGATCGTCGGTATGACCGTTTCGGAAGTTCGTGGTTTTGGGCGCCAAAAAGGACAAACAGAACGCTATCGTGGTTCTGAGTACACTGTAGAATTTCTTCAAAAACTCAAAGTTGAGATTGTTGTTGAAGATAGTCAAGTTGATATGGTGGTAGACAAAGTCATTGCTGCTGCCCGAACAGGTGAAATTGGAGATGGCAAAATCTTTATTTCCCCTGTAGAGCAAGTGATTCGGATTCGTACTGGAGAAAAGAATCTAGAAGCTGTGTAA
- the thiD gene encoding bifunctional hydroxymethylpyrimidine kinase/phosphomethylpyrimidine kinase: MTKSSIPVALTIAGSDSGGGAGIQADLRTFAFHCVHGTSAITCVTAQNTLGVKRVDALPAAAVMAQIQAVVEDIGVQAAKTGMLLNQEIIAVVAQQIKQLDIQNVVVDPVMVSRTGAQLIDDTAVASLRELLIPLATVVTPNKYEAQLLSSLEIHNIDDMRAAAGQIYRLGAKAVLIKGGAMSGNLRGVDVWFDGQRWETLTTTQVDTDNTHGTGCTLAAAIAANLALDCDVLTAVRRAKEYVTTALQYALDIGKGQGPIGHFFPLLAKS, from the coding sequence GTGACTAAATCAAGCATACCTGTTGCTTTAACTATTGCTGGCTCAGATAGTGGTGGTGGTGCAGGAATTCAAGCAGACTTACGCACTTTTGCTTTTCATTGCGTTCACGGCACGAGTGCAATAACCTGTGTAACGGCACAGAACACATTAGGAGTCAAGCGTGTTGATGCTTTACCAGCAGCGGCTGTTATGGCGCAGATCCAAGCAGTAGTTGAAGATATTGGTGTTCAAGCGGCTAAGACAGGAATGTTGCTGAATCAAGAAATCATTGCTGTTGTTGCACAGCAGATAAAACAGTTAGATATTCAGAATGTAGTTGTCGATCCTGTTATGGTATCGCGTACAGGCGCACAACTGATTGATGACACAGCAGTTGCGAGTTTACGAGAACTCTTGATTCCCTTAGCGACTGTTGTCACACCAAATAAGTACGAAGCACAACTACTCAGCAGTTTAGAAATTCATAATATAGACGATATGCGGGCTGCTGCTGGGCAAATTTATCGACTTGGCGCTAAAGCAGTTTTAATTAAAGGTGGCGCAATGAGTGGTAATTTGCGCGGTGTCGATGTTTGGTTTGATGGACAACGTTGGGAGACTCTGACAACAACACAGGTAGATACAGACAATACACACGGTACTGGTTGTACTTTAGCAGCGGCGATCGCCGCTAATTTAGCGCTAGATTGTGATGTATTGACTGCTGTACGTCGAGCTAAAGAGTATGTCACTACTGCCTTGCAATATGCTTTAGATATTGGTAAGGGACAAGGACCCATAGGACATTTTTTTCCTTTGTTAGCCAAATCATAG